From a single Methanofollis sp. W23 genomic region:
- a CDS encoding iron ABC transporter permease — translation MTRDALREGIAAARQRRAAFFFFTILALFLLIGVAVTLGSAGFSVAEAYRAVLAGLFPGSFESSGMAQTIVWDFRLHRVLFAVVAGFGLAVAGTVMQGILRNPLASPFTLGIASAASTGASVAIVLGAGFVGGSYLIIGNAFLFALLAALIIYAMARHRGMGATSMILAGIALMYLFSAVTSLLQYLGTADELQEVVFWMFGSLDRSSWPKLGIVTLLLAVCMPYLVYRAWDLNALAEGDEIAESLGVPVNHAMTIFMFIASLLTAAVICFTGTIGFIGLVAPHITRMVVGTDHRFLLPASGLVGALLLLGADSLARTLLAPVVLPVGIMTAFLGVPFFIYLFMRRRDAGW, via the coding sequence ATGACACGTGACGCACTCAGGGAAGGAATCGCCGCCGCCCGGCAGAGACGGGCGGCCTTCTTTTTCTTCACCATCCTGGCCCTCTTCCTCCTCATCGGCGTGGCAGTCACCCTCGGAAGCGCCGGGTTCTCGGTCGCCGAGGCCTATCGCGCTGTCCTCGCCGGACTCTTCCCTGGCTCATTTGAGTCCTCTGGGATGGCACAGACGATCGTCTGGGACTTCCGTCTCCACCGGGTACTCTTCGCCGTCGTCGCCGGGTTCGGACTGGCGGTCGCCGGGACCGTGATGCAGGGGATCCTCAGGAACCCGCTCGCCAGTCCTTTCACGCTGGGCATCGCCTCGGCCGCCTCGACCGGCGCCTCGGTGGCGATCGTCCTCGGTGCCGGGTTTGTCGGCGGAAGTTATCTCATCATCGGGAACGCCTTCCTCTTTGCCCTCCTCGCCGCCCTCATCATCTACGCGATGGCAAGGCACCGCGGGATGGGAGCGACCTCGATGATCCTTGCCGGCATCGCCCTGATGTACCTCTTCTCGGCGGTCACGTCCCTGCTCCAGTATCTCGGGACGGCCGACGAACTCCAGGAAGTCGTCTTCTGGATGTTCGGATCTCTCGACCGCTCTTCATGGCCGAAACTCGGGATCGTCACCCTCCTCCTTGCGGTCTGCATGCCCTACCTCGTCTACCGCGCCTGGGACCTCAACGCCCTTGCCGAGGGCGACGAGATCGCTGAAAGCCTCGGCGTCCCGGTCAACCATGCGATGACCATCTTCATGTTCATCGCCTCCCTTCTCACCGCGGCGGTGATCTGCTTCACCGGGACGATCGGGTTCATCGGCCTCGTCGCCCCGCACATCACCAGGATGGTGGTGGGCACCGACCACCGGTTTCTCCTCCCAGCCTCAGGGCTGGTCGGAGCGCTCCTCCTCCTCGGCGCCGACAGCCTGGCCAGAACCCTCCTTGCCCCGGTCGTCCTGCCGGTCGGGATCATGACCGCCTTCCTCGGCGTCCCGTTCTTCATCTACCTCTTCATGCGCAGGAGGGATGCCGGGTGGTGA
- a CDS encoding APC family permease: MAEPQLERVLRLRDLVAFALIAMVPIAPMGIYGIVAVLSDGHVPLVYLLAAIVMSFTAWAYGQCAYRFPEAGSAYAYVRESLGSHIGFLAGWALLLDYILIPGLVILVSALWIEAATGLPFYLWALVFLIPATILNILGIKRAAKVTMGLFFFEIAVFVIFVVTAAVRILTDPTLSFTLAPFYNPETFSVGAVLSGASVAVLSFLGFDMMTTLAEETVEARKVVSKAALIVIPLVAFFFISLTYFGAVIHPGAAFEDPDVAFFFIAQETGGDWLQVLCMLGTVIAWGVGNCLVAQASVSRVLFSMGRQGHIPGIFAKLHPKYKTPYISIVVVATITGALLYVLTLQDLSSLVNFGALTTFMLLHLSLAYRYISIEGTPKLAVIPAIGFLLTGAIWYSLDIFAKEIGFIWVIIGIVYLAFITKGFKVKTTLPVE; this comes from the coding sequence ATGGCAGAACCTCAGCTTGAGCGTGTCCTGCGACTGCGGGATCTCGTCGCCTTCGCCCTCATCGCCATGGTGCCCATCGCCCCGATGGGGATCTACGGGATCGTGGCCGTCCTCTCTGACGGGCATGTCCCGCTCGTCTACCTCCTTGCGGCGATCGTCATGTCCTTCACCGCCTGGGCCTATGGCCAGTGCGCCTACCGCTTCCCTGAGGCGGGATCGGCCTACGCCTATGTACGCGAGAGTTTAGGATCGCATATCGGGTTCCTCGCAGGATGGGCACTCCTCCTCGACTATATCCTCATCCCTGGCCTGGTCATCCTGGTCTCGGCCCTCTGGATCGAAGCAGCCACCGGTCTCCCCTTCTATCTCTGGGCCCTGGTCTTCCTCATCCCGGCGACGATCCTCAACATCCTGGGGATCAAGCGGGCCGCAAAGGTGACGATGGGACTTTTCTTCTTCGAGATCGCCGTCTTTGTGATCTTCGTCGTCACCGCCGCCGTGCGGATCCTCACCGACCCGACACTCTCTTTCACGCTTGCGCCCTTCTATAACCCCGAGACCTTCAGCGTGGGGGCTGTCCTTTCTGGCGCCTCGGTGGCGGTGCTCAGTTTCCTTGGATTCGACATGATGACCACCCTGGCCGAAGAGACGGTCGAGGCGCGTAAAGTCGTGAGCAAGGCGGCTCTCATCGTCATCCCGCTCGTCGCCTTCTTCTTCATCTCGCTCACCTACTTTGGTGCGGTGATCCACCCTGGCGCCGCCTTCGAGGATCCAGACGTCGCCTTCTTCTTTATCGCACAGGAGACCGGCGGGGACTGGCTCCAGGTCCTCTGCATGCTCGGCACGGTCATCGCCTGGGGGGTCGGCAACTGTCTTGTCGCCCAGGCCAGTGTCTCCCGCGTCCTCTTCTCGATGGGGCGCCAGGGGCATATCCCCGGCATCTTTGCAAAACTCCACCCGAAGTACAAGACGCCCTACATCTCGATCGTCGTCGTCGCCACCATCACGGGTGCGCTCCTCTATGTGCTGACCCTCCAGGACCTCTCGTCCCTGGTCAACTTCGGGGCGCTGACGACCTTCATGCTCCTGCACCTCTCGCTCGCCTACCGTTACATCTCAATCGAGGGGACGCCGAAGCTGGCTGTCATCCCGGCGATCGGGTTCCTCCTCACCGGCGCGATCTGGTACAGTCTCGATATTTTCGCAAAAGAGATCGGGTTTATCTGGGTGATCATCGGGATCGTGTACCTCGCCTTCATCACGAAGGGCTTCAAGGTGAAGACCACCCTCCCGGTCGAATAA
- a CDS encoding ABC transporter substrate-binding protein → MSARTLALLLALLVLAAPAAALQAPPDSSEDETISEDEFVRMVLSFLTGGEDAPPLADVEEAASLLDLPSAQTRTVTDLAGRQVPLDRPLTKVVVFNGETLETMRTLGVDPSLVVGVDKYTAERETFFPEYQETQVVGSIWAPDYEQVVTLQPDAVFLYATTSKETCDEIQKKLEDSLPGVKVFRFDCFTPETYAEEVKAIGTIFDKDAEAERFAAFYTSSLENISAAGADVPESERPSVYIENWRDYKTGAAGSGYEQKIAMAGGTNIFSALPGDYPEIDPEAIIAADPDVIVKLIGEGTYSYGGYADVESEKVAGVYDSLVARPGWQSLTAVKDDHLHLLHNNIMGGPQHFIGMTYLAEWCYPDQASSLNPQTLHRTYLEEFQHLEIDPADRVFVYP, encoded by the coding sequence GTGAGCGCAAGAACACTTGCCCTCCTCCTCGCCCTCCTCGTCCTTGCCGCCCCGGCGGCCGCCCTCCAGGCCCCGCCGGACTCCTCGGAAGACGAGACCATCTCTGAGGACGAGTTTGTGAGGATGGTCCTCTCCTTCCTCACCGGCGGAGAGGATGCCCCCCCCCTCGCAGACGTCGAGGAGGCCGCATCTCTCCTCGACCTCCCGTCAGCACAGACACGGACCGTCACCGACCTTGCCGGCCGGCAGGTCCCCCTCGACAGACCGCTGACGAAGGTCGTCGTCTTCAACGGCGAGACCCTTGAGACGATGCGGACCCTCGGCGTGGACCCCTCCCTCGTCGTCGGAGTGGACAAGTACACCGCAGAGCGAGAGACCTTCTTCCCCGAGTACCAGGAGACCCAGGTGGTCGGGAGCATCTGGGCCCCTGACTACGAACAGGTAGTCACCCTCCAGCCAGATGCCGTCTTCCTGTACGCCACCACCAGCAAGGAGACCTGCGACGAGATCCAGAAAAAACTCGAAGACTCCCTCCCAGGCGTGAAGGTCTTCAGGTTCGACTGCTTCACCCCTGAAACCTATGCAGAGGAGGTGAAGGCGATCGGGACGATCTTTGACAAAGACGCCGAGGCCGAGCGCTTCGCCGCCTTCTACACCTCGTCTCTCGAAAACATCTCGGCCGCCGGCGCCGACGTCCCTGAGAGCGAACGCCCCAGCGTCTACATTGAGAACTGGCGGGACTACAAGACCGGTGCGGCCGGATCCGGATACGAGCAGAAGATCGCCATGGCCGGCGGGACAAACATCTTCTCAGCCCTCCCTGGAGACTACCCTGAGATCGATCCCGAGGCGATCATCGCCGCCGACCCTGACGTGATCGTCAAACTCATCGGCGAGGGCACCTACTCCTACGGCGGGTACGCAGATGTCGAGAGCGAGAAGGTCGCCGGGGTCTACGACTCCCTTGTCGCACGCCCAGGGTGGCAGAGCCTCACCGCCGTGAAGGACGACCACCTCCACCTCCTCCACAACAACATCATGGGCGGGCCGCAGCACTTCATCGGGATGACCTACCTTGCCGAATGGTGCTATCCCGACCAGGCTTCGAGCCTCAACCCGCAGACCCTCCATCGCACCTACCTGGAGGAGTTCCAGCACCTGGAGATCGACCCTGCCGACAGGGTCTTTGTCTACCCCTGA
- a CDS encoding ABC transporter ATP-binding protein gives MVKLEVRDLSFSYRERSVLDEIWFTAESPGVVGLVGPNGSGKTTLIKCIDGILGPEGTVLLDGTEVVSLSRPEVARRIAYVPQGITNHSHATVYETVLMGRRPHLSWRVSEEDEEAVVQAMEALKVEEFAFRRLGDLSGGERQRVMVARALAQGSPLLLLDEPTSALDLRNGMEVMETVGRLAHEHGRLVAMAIHDLTLAARACSMLVVLRHGRVYALGPPAEVLTPDLIAEVYGVEAVVEEREGVPYIFPLRPRRD, from the coding sequence GTGGTGAAGCTTGAGGTGAGAGACCTCTCCTTCTCGTATCGCGAGCGCTCTGTCCTCGACGAGATCTGGTTTACCGCCGAGAGCCCGGGCGTCGTCGGGCTCGTCGGCCCGAACGGTTCGGGCAAGACGACCCTGATCAAGTGCATCGACGGGATCCTCGGGCCTGAAGGTACAGTCCTCCTCGACGGCACGGAGGTCGTCTCCCTCTCCAGACCTGAGGTCGCCAGGCGGATCGCGTACGTCCCGCAGGGGATCACCAACCACTCGCACGCCACCGTCTACGAGACCGTCCTGATGGGGCGTCGCCCGCACCTCTCCTGGCGGGTGAGCGAGGAGGACGAAGAGGCGGTGGTGCAGGCGATGGAGGCGTTGAAGGTGGAAGAGTTTGCCTTCAGGCGTCTCGGCGACCTCTCTGGGGGGGAGCGGCAACGGGTGATGGTGGCGCGGGCTCTGGCCCAGGGTTCCCCGCTCCTGCTCCTCGACGAACCTACAAGCGCCCTTGACCTCAGAAACGGGATGGAGGTGATGGAGACGGTCGGGAGACTCGCCCATGAACACGGGCGCCTGGTGGCGATGGCCATCCACGACCTCACCCTTGCCGCCCGCGCCTGCTCCATGCTCGTCGTCCTGCGACATGGCCGGGTCTATGCACTGGGCCCGCCGGCCGAGGTGCTCACCCCGGACCTCATCGCCGAGGTCTACGGGGTCGAGGCGGTCGTCGAGGAGCGGGAGGGGGTACCCTACATCTTCCCGCTCAGGCCGCGGCGCGACTGA
- a CDS encoding acetamidase/formamidase family protein: MQCSHHHISDDRCIFAFGPSNSAVEKAKPGSIIAFTTQDCFSNQITTEDQCVTGIDFSRINPATGPVAIDGAVRGDALKVKILEVVPESRGTIVTIPDAGVLGAETKKSTTRICQVTEGSVHFGGITIQARPMIGVIGVACDEETSCGNPGRHGGNLDTTLIGAGATLYLPVFHDGGLLALGDVHAVMGDGEACVAACEVPAEVTVRVGLCKGRAPAWPVLETDDAFSILVSDEDLATAFEEGFSCAVRALAKANDLSWEDAYMLASLVADAGVSQLVNPRKTIRVSIPKSVMTITALLEALHHDA, from the coding sequence ATGCAGTGTTCACATCATCATATCAGTGATGACAGATGCATCTTCGCCTTTGGTCCCTCCAACTCTGCAGTAGAGAAGGCCAAACCCGGGAGTATCATTGCTTTCACCACACAAGACTGTTTTTCCAACCAGATCACCACTGAAGACCAGTGCGTCACCGGGATCGACTTCTCGCGGATCAACCCGGCCACCGGCCCGGTCGCCATCGACGGGGCGGTGCGCGGCGACGCCCTCAAGGTCAAGATCCTCGAAGTCGTCCCGGAATCGCGCGGGACCATCGTCACCATCCCTGACGCCGGCGTCCTCGGCGCAGAGACCAAAAAGTCGACGACACGGATCTGCCAGGTCACGGAAGGATCAGTCCACTTTGGCGGGATCACGATCCAGGCCAGGCCGATGATCGGGGTCATCGGGGTCGCCTGCGACGAGGAGACCTCGTGCGGCAACCCTGGACGTCACGGCGGCAACCTGGACACCACGCTCATCGGTGCCGGCGCGACGCTGTACCTCCCGGTCTTCCATGACGGCGGACTTCTCGCCCTCGGCGACGTCCATGCCGTCATGGGCGACGGCGAGGCCTGTGTCGCCGCCTGCGAGGTGCCGGCCGAGGTCACCGTGAGAGTCGGCCTCTGCAAGGGGCGTGCCCCGGCATGGCCGGTGCTTGAGACCGACGACGCCTTCTCCATCCTGGTCTCAGACGAAGACCTGGCTACCGCCTTTGAAGAAGGGTTCTCCTGTGCGGTCCGCGCCCTCGCAAAGGCCAACGACCTCTCCTGGGAAGACGCCTATATGCTTGCAAGCCTCGTCGCCGACGCCGGGGTAAGTCAGCTCGTCAACCCGAGAAAGACGATCAGGGTCAGCATCCCAAAGAGCGTGATGACGATCACCGCGCTCCTTGAAGCACTGCACCATGACGCGTGA